The Nocardioides ochotonae genome segment AGGACGACGAGCAGGCCGAGGCCGAGGACCCGCTCGAGGCGTTCCGCCGCGAGCTGTGGGCCAAGCCCGGTGACTGGTTCGTCGTGCACACCTACTCCGGCATGGAGAACAGGGTGAAGTCGAACCTCGAGAACCGCATCATCTCCCTCAACATGGAGGACTACATCCACGAGATCGTGGTCCCCACCGAGGAGGTCGCGGAGATCAAGAACGGCCAGCGCAAGATGGTCAAGCGCACCGTTCTCCCCGGTTACGTCCTGGTCCGCATGGACCTCACCGACGAGTCCTGGGCCGCCGTGCGCCACACGCCCTCGGTCACCGGCTTCGTCGGCCACAGCCACCAGCCGGTCCCGCTGAGCATGTCCGAGGTCGAGTCCATGCTGGCTCCCGCGGTCGTCGCCCAGGCCGAGGCCGAGGCAGCTGCCGCCGCCGCGGCGGCCGGCTCGGGTCGCGGCGCCGGTGCGACCACCGCCCGCAAGCCGGTCGAGGTCGCCGACTTCGACGTGTCCGACTCCGTCATGGTGGTGGACGGTCCGTTCGCCACGCTGCACGCGACGATCACCGAGATCAACGCGGAGTCCCAGCGCGTCAAGGCCCTCGTCGAGATCTTCGGCCGGGAGACCCCGGTCGAGCTGAGCTTCAGCCAGATCCAGAAGGTCTGAGAAGCTCCACCGGGCCTCGCGGCGCCTGCGCCGCGCGACCCAGGTAGTACCCAGGTGGCAGAAGACCCCGCGTCTTCGTCAAGACCACGAACGAGAAAGAGAAGCTGACATGCCTCCCAAGAAGAAGATCGCTGCACTGGTCAAGGTGCAGCTCCAGGCTGGCGCCGCGACCCCGGCCCCGCCGGTCGGTACCGCGCTCGGTCCGCACGGCGTCAACATCATGGAGTTCTGCAAGGCGTACAACGCCCAGACGGAGTCCATGCGCGGCAACGTGATCCCCGTCGAGATCACCATCTACGAGGACCGCTCCTTCACCTTCGTCACGAAGACCCCGCCGGCCGCCGAGCTGATCAAGAAGGCCGCTGGCCTCCAGAAGGGCTCGGGCGTCCCGCACACGCAGAAGGTCGGCAAGCTGACCAAGGACCAGGTCCGCGAGATCGCGCAGACCAAGCTCCCCGACCTCAACGCCAACGACATCGACGCCGCGATGAAGATCGTCGAGGGCACCGCCCGCTCCATGGGCGTCACCACCGACTGATCAGACCGCACCCACCTGTGGCAGGGCCGCGCTGGCCCACCTTCAGACCACACCTGGACAGAGAAGAGAACCAGACATGCAGCGCAGCAAGACCTACCGCGCGGCGGCTGAGGCGTTCGACAAGGACGAGCTCTACGCCCCGCTGAACGCGATCAAGATCGCGAAGAGCACCAGCAAGAAGAAGTTCGACGAGACCGTGGACGTCGTCATGCGTCTCGGCGTCGACCCCCGCAAGGCCGACCAGATGGTGCGCGGCACCGTCAACCTGCCCCACGGCACCGGCAAGACCGCCCGCGTCCTCGTGTTCGCGAACGCGGA includes the following:
- the nusG gene encoding transcription termination/antitermination protein NusG — encoded protein: MEHHVSEQQDPFEVDENPEARLEDEFGQPDEGGSEAEGALDTEVTDEHTDEKLGLDDAEADGATSDELSAAEGDEAPADSDEDDEQAEAEDPLEAFRRELWAKPGDWFVVHTYSGMENRVKSNLENRIISLNMEDYIHEIVVPTEEVAEIKNGQRKMVKRTVLPGYVLVRMDLTDESWAAVRHTPSVTGFVGHSHQPVPLSMSEVESMLAPAVVAQAEAEAAAAAAAAGSGRGAGATTARKPVEVADFDVSDSVMVVDGPFATLHATITEINAESQRVKALVEIFGRETPVELSFSQIQKV
- the rplK gene encoding 50S ribosomal protein L11 yields the protein MPPKKKIAALVKVQLQAGAATPAPPVGTALGPHGVNIMEFCKAYNAQTESMRGNVIPVEITIYEDRSFTFVTKTPPAAELIKKAAGLQKGSGVPHTQKVGKLTKDQVREIAQTKLPDLNANDIDAAMKIVEGTARSMGVTTD